A DNA window from Falco peregrinus isolate bFalPer1 chromosome 8, bFalPer1.pri, whole genome shotgun sequence contains the following coding sequences:
- the ORMDL1 gene encoding ORM1-like protein 1 isoform X1, protein MNVGVAHSEVNPNTRVMNSRGMWLTYALGVGMLHIVLLSIPFFSVSVAWTLTNVIHNLGMYVFLHAVKGTPFETPDQGKARLLTHWEQLDYGVQFTSSRKFFTISPIILYFLASFYTKYDPTHFILNTTSLLTVLIPKLPQLHGVRIFGINKY, encoded by the exons ATGAACGTAGGAGTTGCCCACAGCGAGGTAAATCCAAACACGCGGGTGATGAACAGTCGTGGAATGTGGCTGACCTATGCGCTGGGAGTCGGCATGCTGCACATTGTCTTGCTCAGCATTCCTTTCTTTAGTGTCTCTGTTGCCTGGACTTTAACAAATGTCATTCACAACCTG ggAATGTATGTGTTTTTGCATGCAGTAAAGGGAACTCCTTTTGAAACACCTGATCAGGGGAAAGCTAGGCTACTAACACACTGGGAACAACTGGATTATGGAGTACAATTTACGTCTTCAAGAAAATTCTTCACAATCTCTCCTATAATTCT GTACTTTCTGGCAAGTTTCTACACAAAGTATGATCCAACACACTTTATCCTCAACACAACCTCTCTTCTGACCGTGCTTATCCCCAAGCTGCCACAGTTGCATGGCGTTCGAATCTTTGGCATCAATAAATATTGA
- the ORMDL1 gene encoding ORM1-like protein 1 isoform X2 translates to MNVGVAHSEVNPNTRVMNSRGMWLTYALGVGMLHIVLLSIPFFSVSVAWTLTNVIHNLGMYVFLHAVKGTPFETPDQGKARLLTHWEQLDYGVQFTSSRKFFTISPIILQGCHQLSLLPFCLAGTFWQVSTQSMIQHTLSSTQPLF, encoded by the exons ATGAACGTAGGAGTTGCCCACAGCGAGGTAAATCCAAACACGCGGGTGATGAACAGTCGTGGAATGTGGCTGACCTATGCGCTGGGAGTCGGCATGCTGCACATTGTCTTGCTCAGCATTCCTTTCTTTAGTGTCTCTGTTGCCTGGACTTTAACAAATGTCATTCACAACCTG ggAATGTATGTGTTTTTGCATGCAGTAAAGGGAACTCCTTTTGAAACACCTGATCAGGGGAAAGCTAGGCTACTAACACACTGGGAACAACTGGATTATGGAGTACAATTTACGTCTTCAAGAAAATTCTTCACAATCTCTCCTATAATTCT acAAGGGTGTCATCAGCTCAGCTTGCTCCCTTTTTGCCTTGCAGGTACTTTCTGGCAAGTTTCTACACAAAGTATGATCCAACACACTTTATCCTCAACACAACCTCTCTTCTGA